The proteins below come from a single Denticeps clupeoides chromosome 15, fDenClu1.1, whole genome shotgun sequence genomic window:
- the LOC114764537 gene encoding uncharacterized protein LOC114764537 isoform X2: MEPRRVADTTSADDWLPLPLVRFLVPPLRLLSAAMWHVVQQGHVKHYGMLEEFVTFVTEAVPEMLSYRQRAQLTLGLRARLILELCRGEDPADLSTLKPHLDRIHAPTVDPMHSEAGDEEVDESEVNFLELVQTLLKDPTEREHFFQNIFPEEYGCKYDKALQRLMLDFLTRLEQLLPVADFTQIVSWLSSSPSNLDQCLQSIPLTKQLKTLLEYHRSLGQLTTATDALPSTVDDYILSSLSLPPLVRVVIASEQADPTDLSDVTPGSDYTYKQDPQYAVENTKEHRDVSDEEKKEDEGSEGGGIISSTSQPPMSPSPPLLDLSLKRTSTTTSNKCPPANSQWSSRNNSVTKKNLNQTLIGQGSAWKRKISDSLDIPLKRISESSEIRNSTNMNTEYPFIYPWGGYTDIQEPFYPATTDVSKIPWSDQETLNLIDIWGNDSIQQSLKDCVRNRHIFNLISKKMLERGYMRTAEQCHTRIKRLKMSFKQCYENNISGAERLECKFYDQLKRILVNGAPASIPAMSYDDDADATVGDQTSTEQVNQECDWEYLGHSDLEGKNAPWTDLESQALISIWGEDRVQRELKGIHNNGRIFDMVSKRMAVYGYMRTAEQCQSRVKRLKLSCRQFHEHNSTGKRDRAERMFYNQLERVLVSDLPSYVSAPEVSQDTDAEDKDEAVNEDSEFPVYSYQEIEAAVNSSDERKKVPWSDNETLILLELWGDEKMQQNLRRCPHNGHIYSEISEKLNAHGYSRTSEQCHTRIKRLKLSYRQCRDTMNLPEDKRVDFKFYDLLDEILKKHPPSRRAPAADTQRDSATDSEKDLCGTASYAAPDKSTPGSWSDAETLALIDIWAEDEIQKALKGVIHNGHVFADISEKLHDLGFSKTPEQCRWKVKTLRQNFRQCYERKKCGRDKVGYKFYEQLEQVLGYEALSIDVFDEKEEQETVVDNTKFAPWSEPETLALIEIWSQKEIQESLKGCIRNGHIYAEISEQMAAMGFAKTAEQCHKRVTKLRKTYRRCYNSMIHGGKPVLFRYFRFLEPVLGNLRSSHDADATDVCVDTVEMPESVQETQSQRAARKAVAESSRKMPWSDRETKALLEIWGEDRIQYNLKGCLKNKHIFKHISKRMTAQGFIRTAEQCQTRVKRLKARFFNEKEDCKFYEQLEKIFYKDISSDASFEDSVNMSGELESITDSEPDSPPPAPRQTCDGPKLPWTDCETQALIDIWGSGEVQGSLRGCTKNKHIFTQISQAMIDQGYIRTAEQCQSRVKRLKASFRQCSDSNRIGLERVECKFYDQLYKIFGFESSPHNPAPEESAATSTDGDATGDQENGNEDEACVLLETCGREDVPKHLK; encoded by the exons ATGGAGCCGCGGCGCGTCGCGGACACCACCAGCGCGG atGACTGGCTCCCGCTGCCTTTGGTTCGATTCCTGGTCCCTCCTCTGAGGTTGCTGTCAGCAGCCATGTGGCACGTGGTACAACAGGGGCACGTGAAACACTATGGGATGCTGGAAGAGTTTGTTACATTTGTGACTGAGGCTGTTCCAGAAATGTTGAGCTATCGTCAAAGGGCCCAACTTACACTGGGTCTACGAGCAAGG CTCATTCTGGAACTGTGCCGTGGAGAAGATCCCGCTGATCTCAGCACTCTTAAACCCCATCTGGACCGTATCCACGCTCCGACTGTCGACCCAATGCACAGTGAG GCTGGTGATGAAGAGGTTGACGAGTCAGAGGTCAACTTCTTAGAGCTCGTTCAGACCCTTCTGAAAGACCccacagagagagagcattTCTTCCAG aatatttttCCAGAGGAATATGGTTGTAAGTATGATAAGGCGTTACAGAGGCTCATGTTGGACTTTCTTACCAGACTGGAGCAACTGCTTCCTGTGGCGGACTTCACACAG ATAGTGTCATGGCTAAGCAGCAGCCCTTCAAATCTCGACCAATGCTTGCAGTCCATCCCTCTTACAAAGCAACTAAAGACTCTGCTGGAATACCACAGGAGTCTTGGACAACTCACCACTGCCACTG ATGCTCTTCCGTCCACTGTGGATGACTACATCCTCTCTTCcctgtctctccctcctctcGTCAGAGTTGTAATTGCTTCAGAACAGGCTGACCCCACTGACTTGTCAGATGTCACGCCTGGCTCTGACTACACGTACAAGCAGGATCCTCAATATGCAGTTGAGAACACAAAGGAACACAGAGACGTGTCTGAtgaggagaaaaaagaagatGAAGGCTCCGAAGGAGGAGGGATCATCTCTTCTACGTCACAGCCTCCGATGTCACCGAGCCCTCCTCTTTTGGACCTCTCGCTCAAACGTACATCAACTACGACCAGCAACAAGTGTCCACCGGCAAACTCGCAGTGGAGTTCACGGAACAACTCGGTGACCAAGAAGAACTTGAATCAGACTCTGATTGGCCAGGGATCTGCCTGGAAACGAAAAATAAGCGACAGCCTTGACATACCTCTTAAACGCATATCTGAGTCTTCAGAGATAAG GAACAGTACAAACATGAACACAGAATATCCCTTTATCTACCCCTGGGGAGGGTACACAG ACATTCAGGAACCCTTCTACCCAGCAACAACTGATGTGTCTAAAATTCCATGGTCGGACCAGGAAACCCTTAATCTCATTGATATCTGGGGAAATGACAGCATTCAGCAAAGCCTGAAGGACTGTGTCCGCAATCGCCACATTTTTAACCTCATTTCAAAGAAAATGTTGGAGCGGGGCTACATGAGAACAGCCGAGCAGTGTCATACCAGAATAAAACGTCTGAAGATGAGTTTCAAGCAGTGCTATGAAAACAA CATCAGTGGTGCTGAAAGATTGGAATGCAAGTTTTACGACCAATTGAAACGGATACTGGTGAATGGTGCACCCGCTTCCATTCCTGCCATGTCGTATGACGACGACGCCGATGCCACAGTCGGAGATCAAACATCAACAGAGCAGGTCAATCAAGAATGTGACTGGGAGTATCTTGGCCACTCTGACTTAGAAG GAAAAAATGCCCCATGGACAGACCTTGAGTCCCAAGCCCTCATCAGCATTTGGGGAGAAGACCGAGTGCAACGGGAGCTGAAAGGAATCCACAACAACGGGCGCATCTTTGACATGGTTTCAAAAAGGATGGCGGTCTACGGCTACATGCGGACGGCAGAGCAGTGCCAGTCACGGGTGAAGAGGCTCAAGCTGAGTTGTCGACAGTTTCACGAGCACAACAG CACTGGAAAAAGAGACAGAGCGGAGCGTATGTTCTACAACCAGTTGGAGCGAGTGCTGGTTAGCGACTTGCCCTCCTACGTCTCTGCACCAGAGGTTTCCCAGGACACAGACGCAGAAGACAAAGATGAAGCAGTGAACGAAGACAGCGAGTTTCCTGTTTACTCTTACCAGGAGATTG AGGCAGCTGTCAACTCCTCTGATGAAAGGAAGAAAGTGCCCTGGTCAGACAATGAGACTCTTATTCTCCTGGAGCTGTGGGGGGACGAGAAGATGCAGCAGAATCTGCGACGCTGTCCCCACAATGGCCATATCTACTCCGAAATATCAGAAAAACTGAACGCTCACGGCTACTCTCGAACCTCAGAGCAGTGTCACACTCGAATCAAACGTCTCAAGCTCAGCTATCGGCAGTGTCGAGACACCATGAA TTTGCCCGAGGATAAACGTGTGGACTTCAAGTTCTATGATTTGTTGGACGAAATTCTTAAAAAGCATCCGCCTTCACGCAGGGCACCGGCTGCAGATACACAGCGGGACTCGGCTACTGACTCTGAGAAAG ATTTATGTGGAACAGCCAGCTACGCAGCACCTGATAAGTCCACACCGGGATCCTGGTCCGATGCAGAGACCTTGGCCCTCATTGACATATGGGCCGAGGACGAAATTCAGAAGGCACTCAAAGGTGTCATCCACAACGGCCATGTGTTCGCCGACATATCGGAAAAGTTGCATGATTTGGGATTCTCAAAAACACCGGAGCAGTGCCGCTGGAAGGTGAAGACCCTGCGGCAAAATTTCCGGCAGTGCTACGAAAGGAAAAA ATGTGGGAGAGACAAAGTTGGTTACAAATTCTATGAGCAGCTTGAACAAGTGCTGGGATATGAGGCGCTCTCCATTGATGTTTTTGATGAAAAGGAAGAGCAGGAAACAG TTGTAGATAATACAAAATTTGCCCCGTGGTCAGAGCCAGAGACTCTGGCCCTCATCGAGATCTGGAGTCAAAAAGAGATCCAGGAAAGCCTCAAAGGCTGTATCCGGAATGGGCACATATATGCCGAAATatcagagcaaatggcggcCATGGGGTTTGCCAAAACAGCGGAGCAGTGTCACAAACGCGTGACGAAGCTGAGAAAGACTTATCGGAGGTGTTACAACAGCATGAT ACACGGTGGGAAACCAGTGCTCTTCAGATACTTCAGGTTCTTAGAACCAGTATTGGGCAACTTGCGCTCTTCCCATGATGCAGATGCTACGGATGTGTGTGTTGACACTGTGGAAATGCCTGAGTCCGTTCAAGAAACAc AGTCCCAAAGAGCTGCCAGGAAAGCGGTGGCCGAGTCGAGCCGTAAAATGCCATGGTCTGACCGGGAGACCAAGGCCCTGCTGGAGATTTGGGGGGAGGACAGAATCCAGTACAACCTCAAGGGCTGCCTcaaaaacaagcacattttcAAGCACATCTCCAAGAGGATGACTGCTCAAGGTTTCATACGGACTGCGGAACAGTGTCAGACTCGAGTGAAACGTCTCAAAGCCaggttttttaatgaaaa GGAGGACTGTAAGTTCTATGAACAGCTGGAGAAGATATTTTATAAAGATATCTCTTCTGATGCTTCGTTTGAGGATTCAGTGAATATGAGTGGTGAACTGGAATCTATAACAGATTCTGAACCAG ATTCACCACCCCCGGCCCCTCGTCAGACCTGTGACGGACCGAAGCTGCCATGGACGGACTGCGAGACACAGGCCCTCATCGATATCTGGGGGAGCGGGGAAGTTCAAGGCAGCCTGAGAGGCTGCACCAAGAACAAACACATCTTCACCCAGATTTCCCAGGCGATGATCGACCAGGGTTACATCAGGACGGCTGAGCAGTGCCAGTCGAGGGTGAAGAGGCTAAAGGCCAGCTTCCGCCAGTGCAGCGACAGCAACAG GATCGGGCTGGAAAGGGTTGAATGCAAATTCTATGACCAGCTGTACAAAATATTTGGATTTGAGTCCTCACCTCACAATCCAGCTCCTGAGGAGTCAGCTGCCACCAGTACAGATGGGGATGCCACTGGAGATCAAGAGAACG GGAATGAAGATGAGGCCTGTGTCCTGTTGGAAACCTGTGGGAGGGAAGATGTTCCAAAGCATCTGAAATGA
- the LOC114764537 gene encoding uncharacterized protein LOC114764537 isoform X1 produces the protein MEPRRVADTTSADDWLPLPLVRFLVPPLRLLSAAMWHVVQQGHVKHYGMLEEFVTFVTEAVPEMLSYRQRAQLTLGLRARLILELCRGEDPADLSTLKPHLDRIHAPTVDPMHSEAGDEEVDESEVNFLELVQTLLKDPTEREHFFQNIFPEEYGCKYDKALQRLMLDFLTRLEQLLPVADFTQIVSWLSSSPSNLDQCLQSIPLTKQLKTLLEYHRSLGQLTTATDALPSTVDDYILSSLSLPPLVRVVIASEQADPTDLSDVTPGSDYTYKQDPQYAVENTKEHRDVSDEEKKEDEGSEGGGIISSTSQPPMSPSPPLLDLSLKRTSTTTSNKCPPANSQWSSRNNSVTKKNLNQTLIGQGSAWKRKISDSLDIPLKRISESSEIRNSTNMNTEYPFIYPWGGYTDIQEPFYPATTDVSKIPWSDQETLNLIDIWGNDSIQQSLKDCVRNRHIFNLISKKMLERGYMRTAEQCHTRIKRLKMSFKQCYENNISGAERLECKFYDQLKRILVNGAPASIPAMSYDDDADATVGDQTSTEQVNQECDWEYLGHSDLEGKNAPWTDLESQALISIWGEDRVQRELKGIHNNGRIFDMVSKRMAVYGYMRTAEQCQSRVKRLKLSCRQFHEHNSTGKRDRAERMFYNQLERVLVSDLPSYVSAPEVSQDTDAEDKDEAVNEDSEFPVYSYQEIEAAVNSSDERKKVPWSDNETLILLELWGDEKMQQNLRRCPHNGHIYSEISEKLNAHGYSRTSEQCHTRIKRLKLSYRQCRDTMKHVAGLPEDKRVDFKFYDLLDEILKKHPPSRRAPAADTQRDSATDSEKDLCGTASYAAPDKSTPGSWSDAETLALIDIWAEDEIQKALKGVIHNGHVFADISEKLHDLGFSKTPEQCRWKVKTLRQNFRQCYERKKCGRDKVGYKFYEQLEQVLGYEALSIDVFDEKEEQETVVDNTKFAPWSEPETLALIEIWSQKEIQESLKGCIRNGHIYAEISEQMAAMGFAKTAEQCHKRVTKLRKTYRRCYNSMIHGGKPVLFRYFRFLEPVLGNLRSSHDADATDVCVDTVEMPESVQETQSQRAARKAVAESSRKMPWSDRETKALLEIWGEDRIQYNLKGCLKNKHIFKHISKRMTAQGFIRTAEQCQTRVKRLKARFFNEKEDCKFYEQLEKIFYKDISSDASFEDSVNMSGELESITDSEPDSPPPAPRQTCDGPKLPWTDCETQALIDIWGSGEVQGSLRGCTKNKHIFTQISQAMIDQGYIRTAEQCQSRVKRLKASFRQCSDSNRIGLERVECKFYDQLYKIFGFESSPHNPAPEESAATSTDGDATGDQENGNEDEACVLLETCGREDVPKHLK, from the exons ATGGAGCCGCGGCGCGTCGCGGACACCACCAGCGCGG atGACTGGCTCCCGCTGCCTTTGGTTCGATTCCTGGTCCCTCCTCTGAGGTTGCTGTCAGCAGCCATGTGGCACGTGGTACAACAGGGGCACGTGAAACACTATGGGATGCTGGAAGAGTTTGTTACATTTGTGACTGAGGCTGTTCCAGAAATGTTGAGCTATCGTCAAAGGGCCCAACTTACACTGGGTCTACGAGCAAGG CTCATTCTGGAACTGTGCCGTGGAGAAGATCCCGCTGATCTCAGCACTCTTAAACCCCATCTGGACCGTATCCACGCTCCGACTGTCGACCCAATGCACAGTGAG GCTGGTGATGAAGAGGTTGACGAGTCAGAGGTCAACTTCTTAGAGCTCGTTCAGACCCTTCTGAAAGACCccacagagagagagcattTCTTCCAG aatatttttCCAGAGGAATATGGTTGTAAGTATGATAAGGCGTTACAGAGGCTCATGTTGGACTTTCTTACCAGACTGGAGCAACTGCTTCCTGTGGCGGACTTCACACAG ATAGTGTCATGGCTAAGCAGCAGCCCTTCAAATCTCGACCAATGCTTGCAGTCCATCCCTCTTACAAAGCAACTAAAGACTCTGCTGGAATACCACAGGAGTCTTGGACAACTCACCACTGCCACTG ATGCTCTTCCGTCCACTGTGGATGACTACATCCTCTCTTCcctgtctctccctcctctcGTCAGAGTTGTAATTGCTTCAGAACAGGCTGACCCCACTGACTTGTCAGATGTCACGCCTGGCTCTGACTACACGTACAAGCAGGATCCTCAATATGCAGTTGAGAACACAAAGGAACACAGAGACGTGTCTGAtgaggagaaaaaagaagatGAAGGCTCCGAAGGAGGAGGGATCATCTCTTCTACGTCACAGCCTCCGATGTCACCGAGCCCTCCTCTTTTGGACCTCTCGCTCAAACGTACATCAACTACGACCAGCAACAAGTGTCCACCGGCAAACTCGCAGTGGAGTTCACGGAACAACTCGGTGACCAAGAAGAACTTGAATCAGACTCTGATTGGCCAGGGATCTGCCTGGAAACGAAAAATAAGCGACAGCCTTGACATACCTCTTAAACGCATATCTGAGTCTTCAGAGATAAG GAACAGTACAAACATGAACACAGAATATCCCTTTATCTACCCCTGGGGAGGGTACACAG ACATTCAGGAACCCTTCTACCCAGCAACAACTGATGTGTCTAAAATTCCATGGTCGGACCAGGAAACCCTTAATCTCATTGATATCTGGGGAAATGACAGCATTCAGCAAAGCCTGAAGGACTGTGTCCGCAATCGCCACATTTTTAACCTCATTTCAAAGAAAATGTTGGAGCGGGGCTACATGAGAACAGCCGAGCAGTGTCATACCAGAATAAAACGTCTGAAGATGAGTTTCAAGCAGTGCTATGAAAACAA CATCAGTGGTGCTGAAAGATTGGAATGCAAGTTTTACGACCAATTGAAACGGATACTGGTGAATGGTGCACCCGCTTCCATTCCTGCCATGTCGTATGACGACGACGCCGATGCCACAGTCGGAGATCAAACATCAACAGAGCAGGTCAATCAAGAATGTGACTGGGAGTATCTTGGCCACTCTGACTTAGAAG GAAAAAATGCCCCATGGACAGACCTTGAGTCCCAAGCCCTCATCAGCATTTGGGGAGAAGACCGAGTGCAACGGGAGCTGAAAGGAATCCACAACAACGGGCGCATCTTTGACATGGTTTCAAAAAGGATGGCGGTCTACGGCTACATGCGGACGGCAGAGCAGTGCCAGTCACGGGTGAAGAGGCTCAAGCTGAGTTGTCGACAGTTTCACGAGCACAACAG CACTGGAAAAAGAGACAGAGCGGAGCGTATGTTCTACAACCAGTTGGAGCGAGTGCTGGTTAGCGACTTGCCCTCCTACGTCTCTGCACCAGAGGTTTCCCAGGACACAGACGCAGAAGACAAAGATGAAGCAGTGAACGAAGACAGCGAGTTTCCTGTTTACTCTTACCAGGAGATTG AGGCAGCTGTCAACTCCTCTGATGAAAGGAAGAAAGTGCCCTGGTCAGACAATGAGACTCTTATTCTCCTGGAGCTGTGGGGGGACGAGAAGATGCAGCAGAATCTGCGACGCTGTCCCCACAATGGCCATATCTACTCCGAAATATCAGAAAAACTGAACGCTCACGGCTACTCTCGAACCTCAGAGCAGTGTCACACTCGAATCAAACGTCTCAAGCTCAGCTATCGGCAGTGTCGAGACACCATGAAGCACGTAGCGGG TTTGCCCGAGGATAAACGTGTGGACTTCAAGTTCTATGATTTGTTGGACGAAATTCTTAAAAAGCATCCGCCTTCACGCAGGGCACCGGCTGCAGATACACAGCGGGACTCGGCTACTGACTCTGAGAAAG ATTTATGTGGAACAGCCAGCTACGCAGCACCTGATAAGTCCACACCGGGATCCTGGTCCGATGCAGAGACCTTGGCCCTCATTGACATATGGGCCGAGGACGAAATTCAGAAGGCACTCAAAGGTGTCATCCACAACGGCCATGTGTTCGCCGACATATCGGAAAAGTTGCATGATTTGGGATTCTCAAAAACACCGGAGCAGTGCCGCTGGAAGGTGAAGACCCTGCGGCAAAATTTCCGGCAGTGCTACGAAAGGAAAAA ATGTGGGAGAGACAAAGTTGGTTACAAATTCTATGAGCAGCTTGAACAAGTGCTGGGATATGAGGCGCTCTCCATTGATGTTTTTGATGAAAAGGAAGAGCAGGAAACAG TTGTAGATAATACAAAATTTGCCCCGTGGTCAGAGCCAGAGACTCTGGCCCTCATCGAGATCTGGAGTCAAAAAGAGATCCAGGAAAGCCTCAAAGGCTGTATCCGGAATGGGCACATATATGCCGAAATatcagagcaaatggcggcCATGGGGTTTGCCAAAACAGCGGAGCAGTGTCACAAACGCGTGACGAAGCTGAGAAAGACTTATCGGAGGTGTTACAACAGCATGAT ACACGGTGGGAAACCAGTGCTCTTCAGATACTTCAGGTTCTTAGAACCAGTATTGGGCAACTTGCGCTCTTCCCATGATGCAGATGCTACGGATGTGTGTGTTGACACTGTGGAAATGCCTGAGTCCGTTCAAGAAACAc AGTCCCAAAGAGCTGCCAGGAAAGCGGTGGCCGAGTCGAGCCGTAAAATGCCATGGTCTGACCGGGAGACCAAGGCCCTGCTGGAGATTTGGGGGGAGGACAGAATCCAGTACAACCTCAAGGGCTGCCTcaaaaacaagcacattttcAAGCACATCTCCAAGAGGATGACTGCTCAAGGTTTCATACGGACTGCGGAACAGTGTCAGACTCGAGTGAAACGTCTCAAAGCCaggttttttaatgaaaa GGAGGACTGTAAGTTCTATGAACAGCTGGAGAAGATATTTTATAAAGATATCTCTTCTGATGCTTCGTTTGAGGATTCAGTGAATATGAGTGGTGAACTGGAATCTATAACAGATTCTGAACCAG ATTCACCACCCCCGGCCCCTCGTCAGACCTGTGACGGACCGAAGCTGCCATGGACGGACTGCGAGACACAGGCCCTCATCGATATCTGGGGGAGCGGGGAAGTTCAAGGCAGCCTGAGAGGCTGCACCAAGAACAAACACATCTTCACCCAGATTTCCCAGGCGATGATCGACCAGGGTTACATCAGGACGGCTGAGCAGTGCCAGTCGAGGGTGAAGAGGCTAAAGGCCAGCTTCCGCCAGTGCAGCGACAGCAACAG GATCGGGCTGGAAAGGGTTGAATGCAAATTCTATGACCAGCTGTACAAAATATTTGGATTTGAGTCCTCACCTCACAATCCAGCTCCTGAGGAGTCAGCTGCCACCAGTACAGATGGGGATGCCACTGGAGATCAAGAGAACG GGAATGAAGATGAGGCCTGTGTCCTGTTGGAAACCTGTGGGAGGGAAGATGTTCCAAAGCATCTGAAATGA